One Haemorhous mexicanus isolate bHaeMex1 chromosome 19, bHaeMex1.pri, whole genome shotgun sequence genomic window carries:
- the CRYBB2 gene encoding beta-crystallin B2, whose protein sequence is MMASEHQMPASKQQQASSKIAIFEQENFQGRCHELSGACPNLKEAGVDKVGSILVHSGPWVGYEQASCKGEQFVFEKGEYPRWDSWTNSRRSDSITSLRPIKVDSQEHKIVLYENPSFTGKKIEIIDDDVPSFHAHGYQEKVSSVRVQSGTWVGYQYPGYRGYQYLFEKGDYKDSSDFGAQHPQIQSVRRIRDMQWHQRGAYHPTN, encoded by the exons ATGATGGCTTCCGAGCACCAAATGCCAGCCTCCAAGCAGCAGCAAGCCAGCTCCAAG ATTGCCATCTTCGAGCAGGAGAACTTCCAGGGCCGCTGCCATGAGCTCAGCGGGGCCTGCCCCAACCTGAAGGAAGCCGGCGTGGACAAAGTGGGCTCCATCCTGGTGCACTCCGGACC CTGGGTGGGCTACGAGCAGGCAAGCTGCAAAGGGGAGCAGTTTGTGTTTGAGAAGGGGGAGTACCCCCGCTGGGACTCCTGGACCAACAGCCGGAGAAGCGACAGCATCACTTCCCTGAGACCCATCAAAGTG gacagccaggaGCACAAGATCGTGCTGTACGAAAACCCCAGCTTCACCGGCAAGAAGATCGAAATCATAGACGACGATGTGCCCAGCTTCCACGCACACGGCTACCAGGAGAAGGTCTCATCCGTGCGGGTGCAGAGCGGCAC GTGGGTGGGATACCAGTACCCTGGCTACCGGGGCTACCAGTACCTGTTTGAAAAGGGGGACTACAAGGACAGCTCAGACTTCGGCgctcagcacccccagatccAGTCGGTCAGGCGCATCCGGGACATGCAGTGGCACCAGCGCGGTGCCTACCACCCCACCAACTAA
- the CRYBB3 gene encoding beta-crystallin B3 → MARCAPALLRWDLMAGIPWTQLLHQRPGNSAALFRSNPINSGAARAARHSGTTRRGTMTEQQSPPEQMATGEGAGERGGTYKITIYELENFQGKRCELTEELPNITEKEMEKVGSIQVESGPWLGFERQAYAGEQFVLEKGDYPRWDSWSNSHSSDSLMSIRPLQIDSADHKIHLFENAGYTGRKMEIVDDDVPSLWAHGFQDRVASVKALNGTWVGYEYPGYRGRQHVFEKGEYRHWNEWDANQPLIQSVRRVRDQQWHQRGCFENS, encoded by the exons ATGGCCCGCTGCGCGCCCGCGCTATTGAGGTGGGATCTCATGGCTGGAATTCCGTGGACGCAGCTGCTGCATCAGCGCCCCGGGAATTCTGCTGCTCTGTTCAGAAGCAACCCCATAAATAGCGGGGCCGCCCGTGCCGCCCGGCACAGCGGAACCACACGGAGAG GCACAATGACCGAGCAGCAAAGTCCCCCCGAGCAGATGGCGACTGGGGAGGGTGCTGGCGAGCGAGGTGGCACCTACAAG ATCACAATCTACGAGCTGGAGAATTTCCAGGGGAAAAGGTGTGAGCTGACAGAGGAGCTGCCCAACATCACCgagaaggagatggagaagGTGGGCTCCATCCAGGTGGAGTCTGGCCC gtggCTGGGCTTCGAGCGCCAGGCCTACGCTGGGGAGCAGTTTGTGCTGGAGAAGGGCGACTACCCCCGCTGGGACTCGTGGTCCAACAGCCACAGCAGCGACAGCCTGATGTCCATCCGGCCCCTCCAGATT GACAGCGCTGACCACAAGATCCACCTGTTTGAGAACGCGGGCTACACCGGGCGCAAGATGGAGATCGTGGATGACGACGTGCCCAGCCTCTGGGCCCACGGCTTCCAGGACCGTGTGGCCAGCGTCAAAGCCCTGAATGGAAC GTGGGTGGGCTATGAGTACCCCGGGTACCGGGGCCGCCAGCACGTCTTTGAGAAGGGCGAGTACCGGCACTGGAACGAGTGGGACGCCAACCAGCCCCTGATCCAGTCCGTGCGCCGCGTGCGGGACCAGCAGTGGCACCAGCGGGGCTGCTTCGAGAACAGCTGA
- the KIAA1671 gene encoding uncharacterized protein KIAA1671 homolog isoform X3 → MEYYYCPRLLKFLQYLWDQLRQCFSRQPPGAKDTDTLVQEPDSQYGTWSEQRHSGDSFVGESPSLDNEVVSGRKQPAGSHPSSLSSQTEPPSLPEHHDYSKEQRSTSLDRSSTDMDSTDGTDVPPAGDTLPEDKSYFSFIDHTAVLDSSALKTRVQLSKKRRCRAPASHSLRRSRGLDLENRFSLTEESDNGWMFKDSTEEKKTMQQEDSEEEDKIQHTPRSSSVQAQRLPVFPGMDHSVLKAQLRKRQESESSGDTGSAQLFKSPKAQLGTPGSRVLPSSVEKEDRSEEKSPQWLKELKSKKRQSHYENQV, encoded by the exons GACCAGCTGAGGCAATGCTTCTCCAGGCAGCCGCCGGGGGCGAAGGACACGGACACGCTGGTGCAGGAGCCCGACAGCCAGTACGGCACCTGGAGCGAGCAGCGGCACAGCGGCGACAG CTTTGTGGGAGAATCTCCCTCCCTGGACAATGAGGTGGTGTCGGGGCGGAAGCAGCCCGCGGGCAGCCACCCGTCCTCGCTGTCCTCGCAGAcagagcctccctccctgcctgagcACCATGACTACTCCAAAGAGCAAAGGAGCACCAGCCTGGACCGTTCCAGCACAGACATGGACTCCACTGATGGCACTGATGTGCCTCCTGCAGGGGACACACTCCCTGAGGACAAGAGTTATTTCTCCTTCATTGAT cacACAGCTGTCCTGGACTCCAGTGCTCTGAAGACTCGGGTGCAGCTGAGCAAGAAGCGCCGGTGCCGGGCGCCCGCGTCGCACTCGCTGCgcaggagcagagggctggaCCTGGAGAACAGGTTCTCCTTGACAGAAGAATCAGATAATGGCTGGATGTTCAAAGATTCCACAG aagagaagaaaactaTGCAACAGGAAGATTCTGAGGAGGAAGACAAGATCCAGCACACTCCAAGGTCATCTTCAGTGCAAGCCCAGAGACtgcctgtgttcccagggatggatcACTCTGTTCTCAAG gCCCAGCTGAGGAAAAGACAGGAGTCTGAGAGCTCTGGTGAcactggctctgctcagctcttcaAATCCCCCAAAGCACAGCTCGGCACTCCCGGCAGCAGAGTGCTGCCCTCCAGTGTGGAAAAGGAGGACAG GTCAGAAGAAAAGTCTCCTCagtggctgaaggagctgaaatCAAAGAAGAGACAGAGCCATTATGAGAATCAGGTTTGA
- the KIAA1671 gene encoding uncharacterized protein KIAA1671 homolog isoform X4 has product MTYSLWAAFIGWIDQLRQCFSRQPPGAKDTDTLVQEPDSQYGTWSEQRHSGDSFVGESPSLDNEVVSGRKQPAGSHPSSLSSQTEPPSLPEHHDYSKEQRSTSLDRSSTDMDSTDGTDVPPAGDTLPEDKSYFSFIDHTAVLDSSALKTRVQLSKKRRCRAPASHSLRRSRGLDLENRFSLTEESDNGWMFKDSTEEKKTMQQEDSEEEDKIQHTPRSSSVQAQRLPVFPGMDHSVLKAQLRKRQESESSGDTGSAQLFKSPKAQLGTPGSRVLPSSVEKEDRSEEKSPQWLKELKSKKRQSHYENQV; this is encoded by the exons ATGACTTACTCCTTATGGGCAGCATTCATTGGATGGATA GACCAGCTGAGGCAATGCTTCTCCAGGCAGCCGCCGGGGGCGAAGGACACGGACACGCTGGTGCAGGAGCCCGACAGCCAGTACGGCACCTGGAGCGAGCAGCGGCACAGCGGCGACAG CTTTGTGGGAGAATCTCCCTCCCTGGACAATGAGGTGGTGTCGGGGCGGAAGCAGCCCGCGGGCAGCCACCCGTCCTCGCTGTCCTCGCAGAcagagcctccctccctgcctgagcACCATGACTACTCCAAAGAGCAAAGGAGCACCAGCCTGGACCGTTCCAGCACAGACATGGACTCCACTGATGGCACTGATGTGCCTCCTGCAGGGGACACACTCCCTGAGGACAAGAGTTATTTCTCCTTCATTGAT cacACAGCTGTCCTGGACTCCAGTGCTCTGAAGACTCGGGTGCAGCTGAGCAAGAAGCGCCGGTGCCGGGCGCCCGCGTCGCACTCGCTGCgcaggagcagagggctggaCCTGGAGAACAGGTTCTCCTTGACAGAAGAATCAGATAATGGCTGGATGTTCAAAGATTCCACAG aagagaagaaaactaTGCAACAGGAAGATTCTGAGGAGGAAGACAAGATCCAGCACACTCCAAGGTCATCTTCAGTGCAAGCCCAGAGACtgcctgtgttcccagggatggatcACTCTGTTCTCAAG gCCCAGCTGAGGAAAAGACAGGAGTCTGAGAGCTCTGGTGAcactggctctgctcagctcttcaAATCCCCCAAAGCACAGCTCGGCACTCCCGGCAGCAGAGTGCTGCCCTCCAGTGTGGAAAAGGAGGACAG GTCAGAAGAAAAGTCTCCTCagtggctgaaggagctgaaatCAAAGAAGAGACAGAGCCATTATGAGAATCAGGTTTGA